A window of the Methanobacterium sp. genome harbors these coding sequences:
- a CDS encoding deoxyuridine 5'-triphosphate nucleotidohydrolase → MLGEKELIKLFPEFKELVEPSGIDLRVDEVFRQKGPGSLVDDQKNLPELQKLEPPLYTLQPKTAYSVTIDRKIKIPKGYSMLYLPRSTLLRSFISIHTAVGDPGFYGTLQFLLVNQGDFPFTLKRGERIAQGVVFPVEGSGEYNGSYQENED, encoded by the coding sequence ATGTTAGGTGAAAAAGAACTCATAAAACTATTCCCTGAATTCAAAGAATTGGTAGAGCCATCAGGCATAGACCTACGGGTTGATGAAGTCTTCAGGCAGAAAGGACCAGGATCACTAGTTGATGATCAGAAAAACCTGCCAGAACTTCAAAAACTAGAACCCCCACTTTACACTCTACAACCAAAGACTGCCTACAGTGTAACCATCGACCGCAAAATTAAAATTCCTAAGGGATATTCAATGCTTTATCTCCCGCGTTCAACACTACTACGCTCCTTTATAAGCATCCACACTGCAGTAGGGGATCCTGGATTTTATGGAACTTTACAATTCCTCCTGGTTAACCAAGGAGATTTCCCATTCACTCTGAAGCGTGGAGAAAGGATAGCTCAAGGAGTTGTTTTTCCAGTTGAAGGTTCAGGGGAGTATAATGGTAGCTATCAAGAAAATGAAGACTAA
- the acs gene encoding acetate--CoA ligase: MLSELEALLKENRLFSPSEDLMKNSNIQKWMAHYGITSYDELLQKAQNDPEWFWDELAQELEWYQPYEGVLKWDPPHAEWFCGGKFNIVHNALDRHVKTWRKNKVAYIWEGESGQVKKLTYHDLHRKVNQMANALRGLGVKKGDRVSIYLPMILELPIAMLACAKIGAIHSVVFSGFWAKAFQERANDAKVKVAITVDGFYRRGKVIPLKENVDEVLDDIPSLETLIVVKHAGSPVHMKPGRDLWWEEIIHEQEKECITEPMDSEDPLFILYTSGTTGKPKGVVHVHGGYAVGIYTTLKLVFDLKDQDIWWCAADIGWITGHSYIVYAPLIMGVTSVMYEGAPDYPDPNRLWEIIEEYCVSVFYTAPTTIRLFMKYGEKWPQKHDLSSLRLLGSVGEPINPEAWMWYYKHVGNRQCPIMDTWWQTETGMQLITPLPITSLKPGSVVKPFPTIKADVVDNKGNPIGEGGGHLVIKTPWPSMFRTLYKDPDRYVDAYWSTFPGVYLSGDVARIDEDGYFWIQGRADDVLNVAGHRISTAEVESALVSYDAVAEAAVVGKPDQVKGEEICSFVTLKKGFDPSPRLKHLLREHVRREIGPIASPAFIGFVEDLPKTRSGKIMRRVIKAKVKGDDVGDITTLANPEAVDKLDHPL, from the coding sequence ATTTTAAGTGAGTTAGAAGCTCTTTTAAAGGAAAATAGATTATTTTCACCTTCTGAAGATTTAATGAAAAATAGTAACATCCAAAAATGGATGGCACATTATGGTATAACTAGTTATGATGAACTTCTCCAGAAAGCTCAAAATGATCCAGAATGGTTCTGGGATGAGCTTGCTCAGGAGTTAGAATGGTACCAACCCTATGAAGGTGTCTTAAAATGGGATCCTCCCCATGCTGAGTGGTTCTGTGGAGGTAAATTTAACATTGTACACAATGCCCTGGACCGGCATGTTAAAACTTGGCGGAAAAACAAGGTGGCCTACATATGGGAAGGTGAATCTGGCCAGGTAAAAAAGCTTACCTATCATGATCTTCACCGGAAGGTTAATCAGATGGCCAATGCCTTGCGGGGTCTTGGTGTTAAGAAGGGGGATCGTGTATCTATTTACTTGCCCATGATCTTGGAGTTACCCATTGCCATGTTGGCCTGCGCCAAGATCGGAGCAATTCACAGTGTGGTGTTCTCTGGTTTCTGGGCCAAAGCCTTCCAAGAAAGAGCCAACGACGCCAAGGTAAAAGTTGCCATAACCGTGGACGGATTTTACCGCCGAGGAAAAGTCATACCACTTAAAGAAAATGTAGATGAAGTTTTAGATGATATTCCCTCCCTGGAAACACTCATAGTGGTGAAACATGCTGGTTCTCCAGTTCACATGAAACCAGGACGTGATTTGTGGTGGGAGGAAATCATCCATGAACAGGAAAAAGAATGTATCACCGAGCCCATGGATTCGGAAGACCCTCTTTTCATCCTTTACACTTCAGGCACAACTGGGAAACCTAAAGGAGTGGTTCATGTCCATGGTGGATATGCAGTTGGGATTTACACCACATTAAAACTAGTTTTTGACTTGAAAGACCAGGATATATGGTGGTGTGCTGCAGATATTGGCTGGATAACTGGTCATAGCTACATTGTATATGCTCCACTCATCATGGGAGTCACTTCTGTGATGTATGAGGGGGCCCCTGATTATCCTGACCCCAACCGCCTCTGGGAGATCATCGAAGAATATTGTGTGAGTGTGTTCTACACTGCCCCTACCACCATCAGATTGTTCATGAAATACGGTGAAAAATGGCCCCAAAAACATGATTTAAGCTCTTTAAGACTCCTTGGTAGTGTGGGAGAACCTATAAATCCAGAGGCGTGGATGTGGTACTATAAACATGTTGGAAACCGACAGTGCCCTATTATGGACACATGGTGGCAGACAGAAACTGGAATGCAACTCATAACTCCCCTGCCCATAACCTCTTTAAAGCCAGGATCAGTGGTAAAACCATTCCCCACCATAAAAGCCGATGTAGTGGATAACAAGGGCAACCCCATAGGTGAAGGTGGTGGTCACTTGGTTATTAAGACACCTTGGCCCTCCATGTTCCGAACACTTTACAAAGACCCTGATCGTTACGTGGATGCCTACTGGAGCACTTTCCCTGGTGTTTATCTAAGTGGTGATGTTGCTCGCATCGATGAAGATGGTTATTTCTGGATACAGGGAAGAGCAGATGATGTTTTGAACGTTGCTGGTCACCGAATAAGCACTGCAGAAGTTGAATCCGCCCTGGTAAGTTACGATGCTGTGGCTGAAGCAGCAGTAGTTGGAAAACCAGACCAGGTTAAAGGAGAAGAGATCTGCAGTTTTGTAACATTAAAAAAAGGATTTGATCCCAGTCCCCGGCTGAAACACCTCCTTAGAGAACATGTTCGCCGAGAAATAGGCCCCATAGCCAGCCCTGCATTTATAGGTTTTGTGGAGGATCTGCCCAAGACTCGTTCTGGTAAAATCATGCGCCGGGTGATAAAAGCTAAGGTGAAAGGAGATGATGTGGGAGATATAACCACACTGGCCAATCCAGAAGCAGTGGATAAACTTGATCATCCACTGTAA
- a CDS encoding thiamine pyrophosphate-binding protein produces the protein MQSVAKIRLADALVKIMEKEGIKYIFGHPGEQILPVYQALRKSSIKHVLMRHEQSAAHAADGYARASLQPSVCIASGGPGALNMTMGVATAYKDSVPLLIITGDVSSNLKGENVFQNIDVNAVFKPITLQSHLIDDPDKGIEIIKKTFQSLKTGKTGPIHLNIPRDILQKEINPSLLDESVEINIKTHWKDINQVKRLLRKSEKPLLLVGAGVLWSHAAGDVKSFVEQHQIPVATTYPARGVIRENHPLSLGLLGTRGTQRANYAGKNSDLILAIGCRLSERTQKGLGNAPIIQVNLDKTVLKGNINIQADVKEFMEKISPTSTKNTEKWLHELQSYNKVQKIRTNYDKTPLKPQMAIKEILDGIGSSILVNDAGSHTTWITLLMEVSEPSSLIFSGGFGPMGYGIPAAIGVSLARPDKNVVVVVGDGGFQMTSQEMATIFELDLPIMICLINNQSLGIIRQWQELYYGGAFQVKLENPDFVKLATAYHLKAKMVDSPGEVLAAVENGLKLNKPLLIEIKVDKNEDIPLPK, from the coding sequence ATGCAATCCGTGGCCAAGATTAGATTGGCAGATGCACTGGTTAAAATAATGGAAAAAGAGGGAATAAAATATATATTTGGCCATCCAGGGGAACAAATACTCCCAGTTTACCAGGCACTACGCAAATCATCAATAAAACATGTTTTAATGCGTCATGAACAGAGTGCAGCTCACGCAGCAGATGGATACGCCCGAGCATCACTTCAACCAAGTGTTTGCATAGCATCAGGAGGTCCTGGAGCATTAAACATGACAATGGGTGTGGCTACAGCTTACAAGGATTCAGTACCACTCCTAATCATCACTGGCGATGTTTCCAGCAATTTAAAAGGTGAAAACGTCTTTCAAAATATTGATGTAAACGCTGTTTTTAAACCAATAACTCTGCAAAGCCACTTGATAGACGACCCAGATAAAGGAATAGAAATAATTAAAAAAACATTCCAATCCCTTAAAACAGGGAAAACAGGTCCAATACACCTAAATATTCCCCGTGACATTCTACAAAAAGAAATCAACCCATCCCTCCTAGATGAAAGTGTGGAAATAAACATTAAAACCCACTGGAAAGACATAAACCAAGTTAAAAGATTACTTAGAAAATCTGAAAAACCTCTACTTCTAGTTGGTGCAGGAGTATTATGGTCCCATGCTGCTGGTGATGTAAAAAGTTTTGTAGAACAACACCAGATCCCAGTAGCCACCACATACCCTGCTAGAGGCGTCATTAGAGAGAATCATCCCCTTTCTCTGGGACTTTTAGGAACCAGAGGCACACAAAGAGCTAACTATGCTGGAAAAAACTCAGACCTTATCCTGGCCATTGGATGCCGATTATCTGAACGAACACAGAAAGGGCTTGGTAATGCGCCAATAATCCAAGTGAACTTGGATAAAACAGTTTTAAAAGGAAATATTAACATTCAAGCTGATGTAAAGGAATTCATGGAAAAAATCAGCCCAACATCAACAAAAAATACTGAAAAATGGTTGCATGAACTTCAAAGCTATAATAAGGTTCAAAAAATTAGGACAAATTATGATAAAACTCCATTAAAGCCACAAATGGCAATTAAAGAGATATTAGATGGCATTGGTTCTTCGATCTTGGTTAATGATGCTGGCAGTCACACCACCTGGATAACTCTGCTTATGGAAGTATCCGAACCATCTTCATTGATCTTCTCCGGTGGATTCGGACCTATGGGATACGGAATCCCAGCAGCAATTGGTGTTAGCCTGGCTCGTCCTGATAAAAATGTGGTGGTGGTGGTAGGTGATGGTGGTTTCCAGATGACCAGCCAGGAGATGGCAACCATCTTTGAGTTAGATTTACCCATCATGATCTGCCTAATAAATAACCAATCCCTTGGCATTATCCGACAGTGGCAAGAGCTTTACTATGGAGGAGCATTCCAAGTGAAACTTGAAAATCCTGATTTTGTGAAACTGGCCACTGCTTACCATTTAAAGGCCAAAATGGTAGATTCTCCAGGTGAAGTTTTGGCAGCTGTGGAGAATGGACTAAAACTTAATAAACCATTATTAATAGAGATTAAAGTTGATAAAAATGAAGACATACCACTACCCAAGTGA
- a CDS encoding radical SAM protein — protein MKVLLINPPYFNSKYKFIGLVAPPLGIAYIAAVLEENDIDVEIIDAAALEMSWEALETQIQKSNPGLVAVTALTPTISNSLKTAQLAKKNCPEATIVMGGYHPSFNHQEMLENDYVDIVVIGEGEYTFPELVRTLEKGGDISKVKGIAYQDVITPPRPLIKDLDQLPFPARHLLPMDHYKILNMKLNTATIISSRGCPMQCSFCASAALHGNRLRMRSAKNVVDEMEHLINDHDAGMIAFMDDTFTLKPNRVAEICDEIIKRELNIYWGCTARADTLSDELLRKLSESGCITLFLGVESADQQQLDKLNKQLTIEKIRQAFKLARKNDIRTIASVVLGMPGDTRESIERTIKFAKELNPSYAVFSLATPYPGTRFYQEAVQKNLIKVKDWSKFTLLSPVLDTVDCSLDELKKLQKTAFRQFYLRPIYLLKQAWMDGPILFKTIVTMIKEV, from the coding sequence ATGAAGGTGTTACTCATCAACCCGCCTTATTTTAATTCTAAATATAAATTTATAGGTTTAGTAGCACCACCATTAGGAATAGCGTATATAGCTGCAGTATTAGAAGAAAATGATATAGATGTGGAGATAATTGATGCAGCAGCCCTGGAAATGAGTTGGGAAGCACTGGAAACCCAGATCCAAAAGTCCAACCCAGGATTAGTGGCTGTAACCGCATTAACCCCCACAATCTCCAACTCCCTTAAAACCGCCCAACTGGCTAAAAAAAATTGTCCCGAGGCCACAATAGTTATGGGCGGGTACCATCCCAGTTTTAACCACCAGGAAATGTTAGAAAATGATTACGTGGATATTGTGGTCATTGGTGAAGGAGAATATACTTTCCCCGAACTGGTGAGAACCCTAGAAAAAGGTGGAGATATTAGTAAAGTCAAAGGAATTGCCTATCAAGACGTGATAACACCACCACGGCCTTTAATAAAGGATCTTGATCAATTACCCTTCCCTGCAAGGCACTTACTCCCTATGGATCATTACAAAATTCTGAACATGAAACTGAACACTGCCACCATAATATCAAGCAGGGGATGTCCAATGCAGTGTTCATTCTGCGCCTCAGCAGCCTTGCACGGGAACCGGCTCAGAATGAGATCAGCCAAAAACGTGGTGGATGAAATGGAACACCTAATCAACGACCATGATGCCGGGATGATCGCGTTTATGGATGATACTTTCACACTCAAACCAAACCGGGTTGCAGAAATATGTGATGAGATTATTAAAAGGGAACTTAACATTTATTGGGGATGCACAGCCCGTGCAGACACCCTTTCTGATGAATTACTCCGAAAGCTAAGTGAATCCGGATGCATAACTCTGTTTCTGGGGGTGGAATCCGCTGATCAACAACAGCTAGACAAGCTTAACAAACAATTAACCATTGAAAAAATCCGCCAAGCCTTTAAACTAGCTCGGAAGAATGATATCCGCACCATAGCTTCTGTAGTACTGGGAATGCCAGGGGACACCAGAGAAAGTATTGAACGAACCATCAAATTTGCCAAAGAACTAAACCCTTCCTATGCAGTTTTCAGTTTAGCCACACCTTACCCTGGGACCAGATTTTACCAAGAAGCAGTTCAAAAAAACCTTATCAAAGTCAAGGACTGGTCCAAATTCACCCTACTATCACCAGTATTGGATACTGTAGATTGTTCACTGGATGA